The segment TTTAACCAATTTTACTAAATAGGGTGATActagatataaaaaatattcctaAAATCTGTATTACTCTGTCCTAAGTGAAATGATACGGTTCAGATAACCGAACACAATAACATAAGCAtatataagatcatcttcaaccatattcctttcatttcgtttcTTTTTCGATTCTCTTCTCCGTTaccattctctttattttctctcgtctctaacagcttcccttcgaggggaatcgcaaaggaaaatgagaaagaaTCCTGTCCTGAAAGGAATAATCATAGGAATCCCTTCTTGATAGGAACTGTGAAGAGAAATCGTTGGAGCGCCGAAGAAAATGTAATCTCTACGATCAAATTTTCGCCTCCGAATCTTTTCGTGATGAAAaccgtaaaaaaaaatattgaagcaCGAAGAAACAAAATCCCTTTACAACAGAATTTTCGTCCTGAAGGAAATCACTTAAGCATAGTCTAAGATCATTCCGTAGGTACAAGTACCATCTCCTTCGAGAAACCAAACTCTACCTTAATTTCCCCTCTAGTGGGGAATCCTGGCCGGAGGATCAATTTTGAGACAGACGCGGAACGGCGGAAGCCCTGCTCGATTGGGATCTCACCACCGACGCCGATTGCAACCTCGCCGCCGCTGCGCTCAGCTTTGACCTCTGGCCAACTTCGATATAGCCAAGTCAGGGAGCCCACCGGTTGAGGAGAAGTACACTGAAGCTTTCTTTTCTgcccggcgccgccgtcgaTTGCCGCCGTCACCATGGTTCCCCGAGGTGAGTTTGGATGCGGTACTTTCTTTCTATGCTGCCCTCCTTTCCTCCTTTGATGGTGTGGTGGCTGTCGAGAAGCTCCGGCCGGCCTCGGTGCCGTTGTCGTCGAGAGGCTTTGATGGATACTTGTATCTGTAGCTCCGGCCGGTCATGTGCTATGCGCCATCGAGATGACTACTTCCtttcttttgttcttgtttGTGTGAAGCTCCGACTGGGCGTGATCTTGTATGCCGCCGCCGTTGAGTCATTGGCCGGTGCGTTCTTGATGGTGGTCATGCGCGTTATCTAGCTTGCACCGCTACCGTGGTACTTATTTTTCCGCTACTGCATCGGTCTGTTGGGCTGCCGCCGACATGTGTGTTGTCTTTGTACTCCGGCGTGTCCACTGTTGAGTTTGCCACTGCGTGCCATTGAGCTTTGGCCGCGGACTGTTGTGCAGGGAGTCGCCGCCGTAAGCCGGCGTGCTGCCGCCGTGCGCGTTTCTACCCTGAGGTCATGTGTGCGTGTCGCCGGCCGGGTGTCAGTGCCGCCATGCGTGCACCGCCGGCTGGGAACCTGAGTGCCGCCGTGCCGCGTCCTGCTATTGCCGATTGAAGCCTTCACCACGCTCTGTTTTGTTGTTGCCGGCCTTATGCTGTTGGCGTGTGTGCTTATGGGTTACTGGCTGTCGTCACCGTATGTGTGTGAGCTGCCATGCTTGCTGTGTCCTGGTCATTGCTGTTCTGGTAGCTAGCCCGCATACAAGGTGTTGCAGCCTGTTCTGTGTGTTTGGCCGGAGTGCGTGCGCCGCTATTATCTGTCGTCAGGTGGCTGGGTGATTACTTGATGCTATTGCCGTATCCTCTCTATTGTCAGAATTGCTTGTTGGTTAGCTACTGGTGGTGGTGTTCTTCTTATCACAGACATCAGCCTGGAGCTTGGGTTGATGGTTTCTGCTACTTGATGCTTGCCATGATCATGATGACTGTGTTTGCAGTCACCTGTTGTCGGACTTGATAAGATTGGTTCCATTCGAGAGCCGAtagatagctgagatggttgtATGGCTGCCATGCCCAATTATCCTGCGGTCGACTATGTGCTGTTGCAGGTTGAAATTGGCATGAGGGCTCTACCTTTTTGCTGCCCTTATTGATGATCCTGATCTTTGTGCTCAGATGGTGGCTGATAACTCATGGATCCTGTTATTTGGTTGCTAAGATTTATGATGTTTATGTTGGCTATGTGAGGTGGCTTTCCTTTTCTAAGCCCCTTTGGTTGCCGTGGCCAATGATATGTATTGAGACCCGGCGGTATGTCGCCTTTGAGGACGTTGTCACCTATTCCATTCGGATATGACTAATGAAGTGTATATTGAGGTCCAGGTGGCTACTGAGCTAAGCACGACGCCAGACTCTCGGTCGCAGCCCAGCTGTTGCATCGGTTGAAGTTACAAGTCGTGCCATGCTCCTAGTCTACCTTTGTTACCTTTACTTTGCTAAGATCGACGATATGCGACACATGATGCCCTGGGTTGCCTACGGTAGATGATACAATACTGAGACCATCCATTACTTTATTCCTAACACTATCATGTTTGCTTGTCTGTGTGTCTTTGTTTATAGCTTTGCGGTTAGGTTTGCAGACTAGGATACGATCTCAAGACGACGATCACCAACATAACCTAATCAGAGGTAGCCCGAGGAGATGGGCATAATTAACCGGAGTGCTTTGCAAAGCCTCAGGAACCAAAAAGACAGTCACAAGATACTTCAAATAGTCAGAGAGCGTATGCGTATGTGTGAAGGAACATGTGTAATGAGAGAaacttgtactttatgaattcgaTTGTGAATTAATAAAGCTCAAAGTTTCATATTTCCTTTACTTGTTACGTTATGTATATTGACACGTCACAATTATTCTTTCAAGTTATATACGACGCAAGAAATAGCCCTTGGGCCATCAGCCCATCAAGCAatccccgccccccccccccccagccctAATATTTTGGTTTGCGTCAGCTTCTGTCATCGCTCCTGAGCTGATTGGTTCTTTCCGTTGCATCCATTTCAACAAATGACGAGGCCTAAAAAGCCAGCCATGTTTTGTCCTACATTGTTAGGTGGCAGGTATCATGCTAAGCAAAATTATGGTGCGTACACAGGACGATTCAAACATtgacataaaaaatattaggaGTGGATCACTCTTAAGATCTTCTCATTGATCAttgctccaaaaaaaaaacaaaaaaaaagtctgTCAAGAAAGGCAAGCCCCCAAAGGAGAAGAAAACCAAACAAGTGCACTGAGGCGTCATCATCCACAACCTCTGTTTTGTCAACTACTAACAAAAAGTTTACATTAGCTGTGGAGGTTTTCTAAGCAAATGTACAAAcgatcgcaaaaaaaaaaaaaaaaaaaaagcatgcaaACAGACGATAGTACAAAAGATGTGACTGTTTCAAGAACGTACAGGAGATTTTGCCTGTGATAGCTGTAGATGGATGAGCTCCTTTTCCATTTGCATGGTGGCCTTGTGATCTTCCTATTCTTGGCTGACTCCATTTTTGCTTTTGTTTGCTCTGAAGAAAGCATAGCACCCAGTTCTCTTTCTGCATCAGACAAAGAAGAGCTGATTAGATGGATGATGATTAGATTACCAAGGTCTTGTCATGAGCTGAATTAGATATTGTCTAGTACTTGTTAGTGGGCGGACGATGATTAGAAAGAAATTGAAAATCTAGACATAAAGCCTGCATATAATGATTGGATTTCAGGTGACAAAGAAGCCGGCGGTAAGCTTTTCATGAAAGAAAGGGTGAAAGTTGGCAACATGAACAAATATCCTATATAAGCTAGTGGATCACAAATTAGATGAATGATTGGATCCAACAAGCCACTTACTCTGATGATCCTACAAAGATGTAATTCACTATTGTAAACAGGTTGGACAAACCTACAATACCCTACCTAATTATCAAGTTTAATGGGATAACTAGCAGAAGTCAGACTTCTGAGTACAAACACGAAATTCAAAAGACAACCAATTATGCTTAGACACGCTAACAAACAAGGGGAATATTGCAACAATTACCATCCATATGCAAAATCGATCTTCTGGAACTCATAAACCAAGATTTTTGGTTCCTCTAATTGGGGATTTTTATCACCCCCAAAAACCAAAGAGAAGGAAggcttgttttctttttcttcttggaaaagaagagaagacaaTACTTCAGAAAGGATCATGTGTAGTCATGGCCCCTTTTGCCAAGAAGATATCTGAGCAGAAGGAATTGACTGTAAAGTTGGGCTGTGATGCAACAAGAATGGACATCAATCAATGACTCTGCCGTGTCGACCAGTTTGCTTCCATTCGATACTGGAAGCAGTTCCTCGGGAAACATTTCAGGGCAGCCTGGTAAAAACTTCCACCATACAGTTGTGTAAAAACCAAACTTGACTAGAAGAAAGTTTCATACTTGACGACTTCACATTAACTTCCAGAAAGGGGCGCAGTGAGTTGTGGCTTGTTTAGCAGCATAGACTTGCAATTTTCATTTCAGACGTATTTGCTGACAAAATGGTTGTGCTTTGATTCAGTCTATTACCATCTCcatcctttgttttttttttatatgtggtTATGTGTGTACCTATGACCTCAGGGGTTGAAACGTGTGGCCTTTGGTTTTGGACAAATCCAAAAATATGGTCTAGAAGACTAGCTAGAACAGCTGTTTGTCTCCATCTGTTGAAAATGTTTCTTTTTGTAATAACACTTATGTTCATATTTCAATCAGAAAATGCCAAAAGTAAGATTTCCCTTTTCCTATCTTATTGCTGCTGAAGGAAGTATAATCCAAAATACGGAGATTGAAATGTCCCAACTTCTTCTTGAATTCCAAAATTATTTTAAGTGACATTTTTGCACGCCAAAACTTCCTTCCATTCCAAGTACTTTTTAGCAATACCAAGAAATGAGATTCAGCGGGACACCAAGCAAGAATCAGAGCTCCATTAACCTTAGTTTGCACACCAACCAAGGACATAAAAAATTAGAACTTGTACTGACACAAATGGGTATTAAATTTTCaataagaaaacaaaacaaaaaatttgcCAAACCACATTTTTGTACCACTAAAAATGGTCCAGTTAAATAACCAGAACTAAAACAAGTAGCTAGTGAAAAAGACAAAGCAAATACCTGCTGCTACTCCTGACTGGAGCTCTTGGGTTGCTGCTGCTATTTCTATGTCCATTTCTGACGCTGCCGGTgccgctgttgctgctgcttgtACGGCTGCTGCTCCCCGCCTCGCTGAACTCGCTCTTCGTCCACCACTCTTCCTCCTGCTCCTttgcctcctccttcttcccctGCTTCCTCTTttccttgtccttcttcttggcgTCCTTGGCGCCGTCGGGCTTTGGTGAGACCTTCTTCTTGCCGCCGACGGAGAGCGGCAGGAAGAGCTTGATCAGCAGGCCGGTGTCCAGGCTGACGCTCCGCTCCAGGCTCCGGCTCCGCTGCTTCCGCATCGTCCTCTGCTTCCTCCCCTGTTTCTTGTTCTTGGCGCCGCCGCTCTGCTTCGTGGCCTGCTCGTCCACCGTGTCCGCCGCGGCGTCCTTCTTGGTGTCGGCGGGCTCGTGATCTCTCTGGGCGGCGTAGGTGTTCGacggcggaggaggaagaggaggtgggGATGACGACGGGTGCTCGACGATGTCGCGGAGGGAGAGCTCGTAGGCTGACTCCGGGAGGCCGCGGACGAGGTCGAGCATCTCGCGGCGGTACCCCGCGATGGCCTGCGCCCGCGACGGCGAGCTCCCCGCGGAGGCCGGGTACAGCCGGTGGTGGTGCTCGTGGTGCACCCACAGCTGCGGCGACGGCGTGCCTGATCCTCCGGACGCATAGTCCGGCGAGCCCTGCCGCGAGGCCTGCAGCCACCGGATTTCCTCCTCCCCTGCCCGCGGCGCCATCGGGTTCGCGCGCGGTCGTGGCGGCAGCGCGCGCTCCGGTCCCCGCGCCGGCGAGCCCGGGAAGCTAAACTCTGGCCGCCACTGCATAACCACGTCTGTACAGAGCTgaacacacacacagagagagagagagagagagagagagagagagagagttgtcgCGCGTGGGGAAGTTGGAGGGGAGCTGGTTGGGTAATAGCGGCGTCGTCGAGCGGCAACCAGGgcaggagagagaaagagagaggtgtAGAGAGAGAAGATGTGGTGAGCAGGGCTGACAGCCAGGCTTATAAAACTGTTTGCAGCATGAAAATTGAGACTCGATGGTAATTAAAAAATCATGGTTATCACGATAACCGTTtaaaatttggtgagaattcGTTTAAAATTTGATAAGAATTCGTTCAAAATTCGcttgatcaaatttaaaatttggtgagaattcGAACCGAATCGACCGACAGTAACCGTTATATTTGCATCGGTTACCAAGCAGTTTCGCCAATTTATCGAGCgtattttctgaattttctgtattgtcggtaaccactcgattttatcggtaaccgttcggttttagcgatttatcgagcagatttctcgaatttcagtgatgttaaaaaacaccaaaaaaatatcttaattttgtaaaatcaataaccaATTCATCTCAGCTTCAAAttaagtgaaataaattttgttagttttcttgtaacatgatctatatgataaaagtacttatactcataaaaaatttgaatattttctgtgaaaaaatgtatttactaaaccaagttaaatgcatagttttctatttactaatccaaaaatcatgaaaccaattttgttagtctagtcttattacatgatcttatgtcttttaaaaatacataaactcatgaaatagttattgtaacatgcaggattataTAAATGTGTTATAACtatattaattcataactactaattcataactaacccatcacacctccaaaattaatgaagccacttttattagtttacttatactatgatttatgtaggaaaaataaaggTAGATATGAAGAAGTTAATTATAGTGCTGTTttttaatatattcactttatgcttctgaactttgtaaaaatcatgaagaaattaataaaactctaactgaagtgaaaccaattttaaagattctcttaagatacatcctacaccaaaaaaaaaaaatatgtatttgcatgttaagcttttccttactatgagttaataaatgagttgcacgcttcaagtttttttttcaaacttcctccctataaaatatgatgcaaacgacattatttttgaaaattattttcacaaaagttctaagaattttctctagtatttttttttaaaaaaattaggatttgttttattttttattttatttttttgatttaaaTTCGGTAACCGATTGATTTATATTACCAGACTGGAGCGGTAAGGCCGGTTACCGCAAATAGCGGTAATCAAAAAATTTGTTCACCCTGGCTATCAGCCAGAAACTCACGCTAAGCTCGAGCGAGTCCAGAGATGACCAAATAGGCCACTCGGGCCGACCCATCTACGGCATGTCCTGATAGGCTCGACTACTGTAACGGGCCATATCGTGTCGGCCTGCGTGCCGCGCCCTCGGCCCATGTCACGGCCCATCTTCTACCGTGCCGTGTCGGGCCGGCCTGGGCACGACTATGGCACGGCGGCACGGTTGGCACGACGGGCTCAGCCAGCACGACGGGGCTCGGTGGTAGGTCGGTGACACGACAACATGGCGGCGCATGGCCGTGTCGAcaggcacggtggaggcacgctaGGCCCGGCAGCACtccgaaaatagaaaaacataaaaaataatagctacaaaattttaaagaaatcaaaaaaattatagaaaataaataaaaaagagctttattgattggttgcctcgttaaaaacctttctactagaaggaaaagaagagtaCAATTTATGgctatgctccgaaaattacatggtttcattagaaatctaagaattttgcttgcaatatttaatatgtttCCTCAAGTGTCCCATTCTATTTGGATATCTGGCACCTAATTTATggttgcatatattacacttagcaaatcttacatgttcTCTGTTAAATTCTCTAAagatcttttcaaaatgttaCCACATAtatgaccatgcacgcgagttctcagcatcttgatccatgaatagaaatatgaaattgatcttTTGAAGTGGGCAAGTAGCTACTAGCTAGcaagtagaaaaagagagatgagTGGTCGATGGGATCacagggagtttgagatggtgtTTATAGGCCAAGACGAGAGCTGGATGGCGggttatttttgaaaaaaataaagaacttagaaataatagggacacataattaattctaaaaatgagctttattgataggctgcctcattaaaaacctttctatcaaaggaaaaaagagtacaacctagctcagaaaattaaaaagtacacgttctcatcaacatctagatacaaattttggaatgaatcTTCAAActcagtgttctctgcagtgtgttgcattcgtgttTCAGCTTGTTCCTAatcttttactatggtgagtatttcaaccatctcacttgacagatttattcttctctcttcgattatccttctagTAAGACTAAAGACAGcctcagaaaaaaatataaatacatGAACCGTTAATAAATCTCATGCTAATAGTGAAAGCACTAGATAATTCATCTTGTGCTCGTACTActattgcagtatgttgaagttttcttattcatggctgataacgtcactgttgATGAAgttagttagctcccctccggatgttagAATTCCGGCGCTTGTAGACGATCGTGATGAAGAGTATGAACTTCTtaatgaagaacctgcaccaaattttttccccttcactttgtcgtcttcttacttgttgcgaatgctagtggaggtcgttgcaggcgaactacGCCATACTTTatatcatatttactataaacatcgaataacttagaacgaacattagtataataattagaataatcgtggTCAAGAGCaacacctagaattgcgagaactctatagaaagctgcaattttagctctgggatctaaaataaaggcaaagacatacaacaaaggaatttctttccaatacttgaatttagatttcataggaactacacaatctcttagaagatcgTCATTTTCATagctgtttaaatgagtagcaatttcaataatattatgcactactaaataagatgttggataataaactcctgataaactcacagttgaatcgtaaaaaattcaagaaactctagtatccttCTGGCAACATACCAATAtacttccgtgagtaaagtttgaccccatgctgataataatgtgtatgaataaacacactaaatgtgctcttatatggtataatattttagagcatcaagaaaatagagttccatcttaccgGCATGTCCACAgtaaacttacgtggacgcacacccattgcaacacagtactgtttatatgctgcaatttgtTGGTTACaagagttcacaaaagatattgcggTATGAAAATCATCTAGGTATTGCGACGACCACTTCAAAccagattttactataagaattgataatatgacaagcacaacgttgatgtaataAGAAAGATTCACCATAGGTACTAAACaatggagtaagaatatccattgctctggAATTTGCACCGCCAtgatctaaagtgatagaaaatattttattcacgagaccaaagtcttcaactacttgagatacttttttatcaatatttcacCGGTATGCGTGTTGTTAATCAatcgaaaacctattattctcttttctaatttctaatcattattaacaaaatgagcaaccacactaagataatcctctcaagccctacctgcccatatgtccgaggtcaaagcaactgaaaatgtacatgtttgcaacatttctttaagcttgctatgaCACGCactgtagtattttaccatatccctactagttgtctgtctagaaacatgtgtgaacctaggattatgagtttgcttaatgtaatcttcaaatgcagcagactcaccaaTGTTGactggtagatccgctcttgcaatgaagcggcataactcttttcgagcattggtgGAATCATACTCCCAACGATGAACAGAACTGTcagggttgtactgcaacaccgccTGCTTTATAGTTGCTCCACTCCTCCAGttgcaacttgtggcgtgcctcttcaagtgccccatTCTACCTAATgactttgcagataattcatatttacaaatctaacacctagcatacataACACTTACCCCATATTCCCCTTTGTAGAACCTTTTAAAGTCTTGTCAAACTTCGAAAGTATCGGCTCAAGAGCcagtgcttgctaatgtgtgcgcacttatagagcctgacgatggaggtgctgctacatatgaaccaaccggaggttcaccttCGGGTCCTTCACCTGCAGCACTgctatcaaaggggccgtagtctgATGCGAGTccttaaagaaaaaaatcatgatcgatagACGTATTATCATGATCATTGGTGTCCATGATTAATGTTGAATAGCagtaaaaaattcaaatattcagagttagaaataatcaataATAAACAAGGtagaacaacgatgcaaaaattccccaagatttcttcaagataGCAAGATGACAGTTTTgaattttctcgaatttttgttaacaattcaaactaattttgctaaattatcgCAAATTCTAAAGAACTTTAAGATAAGAATGAGAGAATTAAACAAGAGAGATAATGTTGTTGCtgatgtggaatggaagggcatgGTGGTCATCTATTTATAATGAAAAatgataatttttaaatttttgaattttttagagCCTAAACGGGAACAAAATGgctagaaattaaaaaaaataacgggttaaacgggccagCCACAACccatttaacccgttaacctgAGCGTGCCCCCACGTTCCACCCGTGCCTAACCGGGCCTGCCCCACGCGCAATAGCTCCTGATCGGCCCAGGCGGCTTGTGCCGTGCCATGCTTGGACAGGCTGGCCGTGCCTAGTCAGGCCGAGGCGTGCCGTGCCTGGCTTGATCGAGTTGGCCGTACCGTGCCCGTACTAGCCCATCTCAGTAAGGCCGTGCCGCACACTCAGTCTAGCCACGACTTATGGCCTCGTACCGTGCCGGTCCAGCCCGGCTTGCCTCGGGCCGTGTCGTATCTGAGCCGTGTCTACAGTGTCAGACCATATGGTGGTCCAGTAAGTACGGTCTATTTGGATGTTTTTAAGCGAGTTTGAGTTACCGATCGAGTTCAGAGATATGCGTGATTGAAGTTCGACTTATTCTGACTCAATTCAagtaaataattaaaatttataacCGAGCTCGATTTATTTAGGCTCGCGGAAAGCGATGGCGGGTAGTTGCATAGGGCTCCACCGCACAAGTCATTGTTGCAGGCTTTAGCGGCTTTAAATTTTGAGTAGGAGCAGTAGTAAATCACGGCGACGGTGCGTTTCGGCGGCTTTTATTTTCAGTAAATGAAGGCAGGACGCCGTTCACACTTTACACCGTGTGAGGGTTTTAAGCCCGTTGATGGGTGATAGCGATCAAAAATGCTAATTAAAGGTTGGAAACTGAATAATCGAAATGCCGAAAATCGGAAGCGAATAATATCCATTTTATTACGATGTTGTCGAAAAGATTTAAAGTGGTTGTTGCATATCATTTACGGTGACACTAAATATCTCTTGTGCTATCTTGATTGTAGGGATGGATTCTACTACAAAAGGGGTTCGACAAGGAGAATAAGGTTGGATGGCTCTTTTCTGCACCGGTTCAAGTGCAAAACAGATGTCTTGCTACAAAGTGTGTAGCCAATCTTTGAAGGTTTTGATCACACTATACGAAGGTGTATTATCTTTCCGTCACATCCATAAATGTGGtagatttatcataaaaaaacatgtatatatagagagaaaatACAATAGCAAAAGCGTTTGTCGAATACCGTATCATTGTCTAAAACTACAAGTAAATCGGACCAGATGGACCACGCCAGTCCTGCACGTGTATGATACCAGTTTGGACAGGTGCCCTAAATCGGAGAGAGTGCCTTCGTTTGGCTCTCTGGAGTTTCTAGAACCTAATTTCTAATATTCTGAGACGTTTTCGATATTGTAATCTTCCATGAACAGACTTTGTTTTTTAAACTGAAACCGTTATTTTTACGTCACTGCTCAGACACATGTGGTAAGGCTGAGATCGATCGGCAAGAGAGACAGGAAGTCATGGGCTTCTAGATGAGCAAGCTCATCCAGGTGGTTGAGGCGCTACTGTGTCTTTCATCTATCTCTAGAACGAAACGGCTTTTGAAAAACGGGCAACATTTTCCCGTAGGTGGATCATAAACTTCTTTTAATAGTGTGATCTCATATGTACGGTCTTCATTAGAGATCTGAGATAAAAACGAAACGAAGAATCAAATCCTTACGGGGCTCAACTTTACCGTGAAGCGTTGCCCCCATGCTCTATAACCGTGTGGGAGTCCTAAAATTCATCCGCCTCGGAATCGCATCCGAAACTCATGAGTACTACTTGATTCAGCTGACCACTCAGACCGCTGCTCGTTCACATCCACAAACTTCTCTTTCCATCGGATTCTACCTTTTCTTTGCTTCTAATTCACAGCGATTTTGCCATGGTTTTTCTATTGGCAAAAGGAATAAGAATATATGGTGCCGACGAATCTTCTGTTTTTCGCTGACAAACGGGTCGATGTTGATCGGCAgatgacctttttttttttgaggtgcCAGGTGGTTCTTATAAAATTCTGAAACTTCTCTACTCCATTATTGTGCACGAATGACACTCTTAGTTTTCTGCTAGGGTTAAATCGTCATAGTGAACCAAATTAACATGTGGAAAAAGATTCGAGCAGATATCGTTTTGCATTTATAATGTCTAGGAAAATATTAGGATTCTCCATGAAGATGCTGACATCGTTGTGAATACGATACTTCTGAAGAAACATGCATGGACTTCAGGCGTCctcgtgcgtgcgtgcgtgcgtggcTCGGTTGGTCCTCAGTGTACTTCACCAACGACCATTGATCAAAAGCCTCCCTCTACATCTGAACTCTGGAGCATCATGACTGCAATGTAATAGATATAAATTTGTAGCTTCCATTCTTCCTCTACCAAACAATCTGAATAAACCAAGTCTCGGGGCCACCGCAAAATAAACTCTGAACAAATCAAGCTTGAAAATCGGTGTTCCGGTCCCATTACACGTTCCGGTCCTATTAAGAgaacaaattttgaaaatagatcTTTTGCACGGTGCTGTGCATTTGCATTGTGGTTGGCTAATTGGTATCGTGCTAACTGTCgcatatgatatttttgttAGACTTACAATGCTATACGTGACAGCTACTATAACATTAGTTATCAAAGCGCCGATATCAATAATCATGATGTCGTGCAAAAGATCTATTTTTgaaccttttaaaaaaaatgtatttatcaaaaaggataaaaataaaaattccacaTGCCTTCGCTACCTAGCCTGGTCTCTCCATCTAAAGGTGGCCAAGTGGATCGGCCGAGACATAACCATTTCGACCTGGTCCAGGCACAACACAACATGACAGCTAACGGGTTAGGTCAGCACGGCATGAT is part of the Phragmites australis chromosome 12, lpPhrAust1.1, whole genome shotgun sequence genome and harbors:
- the LOC133887478 gene encoding uncharacterized protein LOC133887478 → MQWRPEFSFPGSPARGPERALPPRPRANPMAPRAGEEEIRWLQASRQGSPDYASGGSGTPSPQLWVHHEHHHRLYPASAGSSPSRAQAIAGYRREMLDLVRGLPESAYELSLRDIVEHPSSSPPPLPPPPSNTYAAQRDHEPADTKKDAAADTVDEQATKQSGGAKNKKQGRKQRTMRKQRSRSLERSVSLDTGLLIKLFLPLSVGGKKKVSPKPDGAKDAKKKDKEKRKQGKKEEAKEQEEEWWTKSEFSEAGSSSRTSSSNSGTGSVRNGHRNSSSNPRAPVRSSSRKRTGCYAFFRANKSKNGVSQE